One genomic segment of Halalkalicoccus tibetensis includes these proteins:
- a CDS encoding zinc-binding dehydrogenase, translating into MQARVIDEFGEPDVFETREIETPEPGEGEVRISVAASSVNPVDYKIRRGDLPPFAPDFPAVIGCDVAGTVDAVGDGVTEFEAGDEVYGMPGGVTGNPGALAEYMIADADAIAPAPESISLAEAAALPVVALTAWEMLIDRAELDSEEENDVLVYGGSGGVGHIGVQIASAADAHVVATGSTEEKRGIAEELGAEATVDYTEQSVEEYVADHTGGEGFDVVFDPIGDDHLQTSFEAVRPYGRVLTTESSSTQDVSAMHLNALSLDVVLVILPILRDAWHDRLGHELREIAGMVDDGDLEPLVDEQRHGFSEAEEAHRRLEEGDALGKIVLENDL; encoded by the coding sequence ATGCAGGCACGAGTCATCGACGAGTTCGGCGAGCCCGACGTCTTCGAGACCCGCGAGATCGAGACGCCCGAGCCCGGCGAGGGCGAGGTCCGGATCTCGGTCGCGGCCTCCAGCGTCAACCCGGTCGACTACAAGATCCGACGGGGCGACCTTCCACCCTTCGCCCCCGATTTCCCCGCGGTGATCGGCTGTGACGTCGCCGGGACGGTCGACGCCGTCGGCGACGGGGTGACGGAGTTCGAGGCCGGCGACGAGGTCTACGGCATGCCGGGCGGCGTGACGGGCAACCCCGGCGCGCTCGCCGAGTACATGATCGCCGACGCCGACGCGATCGCGCCCGCTCCCGAATCGATTTCGCTCGCGGAGGCCGCCGCGCTGCCGGTGGTCGCGCTCACCGCCTGGGAGATGCTGATCGACCGGGCCGAACTCGACTCCGAGGAGGAGAACGACGTGCTCGTCTACGGGGGGTCGGGCGGCGTCGGGCATATCGGCGTTCAGATCGCGAGCGCGGCCGACGCGCACGTGGTCGCGACCGGTTCGACCGAGGAGAAACGCGGGATCGCCGAGGAGCTGGGCGCCGAGGCCACCGTCGACTACACCGAGCAGTCGGTCGAGGAGTACGTCGCCGACCACACCGGCGGGGAGGGTTTCGACGTCGTCTTCGACCCGATCGGCGACGACCACCTCCAGACGTCCTTCGAGGCGGTCCGGCCCTACGGCCGGGTCCTCACCACCGAGTCGAGTTCGACCCAGGACGTGAGCGCGATGCACCTCAACGCCCTCTCGCTGGACGTCGTGCTCGTCATCCTCCCGATCCTGCGGGACGCCTGGCACGACCGCCTGGGCCACGAGCTGCGCGAGATCGCTGGGATGGTCGACGACGGCGACCTCGAACCGCTGGTCGACGAGCAGCGCCACGGCTTCAGCGAGGCCGAGGAGGCCCACCGCCGGCTCGAGGAGGGCGACGCGCTCGGCAAGATCGTCCTCGAGAACGACCTGTGA
- a CDS encoding TRAM domain-containing protein, with the protein MSMLSKYLKGWSLRTTKPTLQPGKEINVFLAEYDREEGSGLALVGDTRLYVSDAEPEHVGMRVRVAVREFQPDDSVGYGQLVEVVGGSSYAG; encoded by the coding sequence ATGAGCATGCTTTCGAAATACCTCAAAGGCTGGTCGCTGCGCACCACGAAACCGACGCTCCAACCCGGCAAGGAGATCAACGTCTTCCTCGCGGAGTACGATCGCGAGGAGGGATCCGGGCTCGCACTCGTGGGTGACACCCGGCTGTACGTCTCGGATGCCGAACCCGAGCACGTCGGGATGCGCGTGCGGGTCGCGGTCAGGGAGTTCCAGCCCGACGACTCGGTGGGCTACGGCCAGCTCGTCGAGGTCGTCGGCGGGAGCTCCTACGCCGGCTAG
- a CDS encoding luciferase family protein, which produces MATISTEETTSHARIVEGVSAWPGIESGVHRFGATEFTVDGRGIGHVHEGRVLDVNFPKRVKDALIAEGSTNEHRFAGGGWTSLYLDSEADLGRSIRLLRISYLYTVLTMRRRPAGREILEGLDLDAELESLGLSGELRAAFDRIRP; this is translated from the coding sequence ATGGCAACGATATCCACGGAGGAGACCACGTCCCACGCGCGGATCGTCGAGGGGGTGTCGGCGTGGCCGGGGATCGAGTCCGGCGTCCACCGCTTCGGCGCGACCGAGTTCACCGTCGACGGCCGCGGGATCGGCCACGTTCACGAGGGGCGGGTGCTCGACGTCAACTTCCCCAAGCGCGTGAAGGACGCCCTGATCGCGGAGGGGAGCACGAACGAACACCGTTTCGCGGGCGGCGGCTGGACGAGCCTCTACCTCGATTCGGAGGCCGACCTCGGGCGGTCGATCCGGCTGCTTCGGATCTCCTATCTCTACACCGTGTTGACGATGCGACGAAGACCCGCCGGCCGGGAGATCCTGGAGGGGTTGGATCTCGACGCCGAACTCGAGTCGCTCGGATTGAGCGGGGAGCTCCGCGCGGCCTTCGACCGGATACGGCCCTGA
- a CDS encoding MgtC/SapB family protein — translation MNSVGLAIDGDLLRIVLAGALGLFLGLEREWSHKSAGIRTFSLISLLAAVFTVLDQPLLLAIGGLFVAVQGLLLAVQGLLVEESGLSLTTSVSMLVAYGVGVLVGAGRLVEGVTVAVLSSLLLVLKRELHSFAWGMSREELRSTTEFAVLAFVIYPLLPAGDVPIGAAGFEVAVEPRVIWLMVVTVAGIGIVNYAIVNSYGGRGIAITGFFGGLASSTAVVGTMLDHVRQRPSSASYAVAAILLADAAMAVRNLGIALAFTIEAPLFGAIVPLAAVVLGSFLIAGVIADWDEEVEMELESPFSLRNALGFGAIFLLIVVAGAFAEAHLGTAGFYATAALSGLVSSAGAATSAVVLYRTGSLEHDVAVIAILLATVSSLVVKAALAATSPNREFARQVAIWTGVLVAVTGVATAAVLL, via the coding sequence GTGAACAGCGTCGGCCTCGCGATCGACGGCGACCTGCTTCGGATCGTGCTGGCCGGCGCGCTCGGGCTCTTTCTGGGGCTCGAACGCGAGTGGTCGCACAAGTCCGCCGGGATCCGGACGTTCTCGCTGATCAGCCTGCTGGCCGCGGTCTTCACCGTCCTCGATCAGCCGCTGTTGCTCGCGATCGGCGGGCTGTTCGTCGCGGTCCAGGGGCTGTTGCTCGCGGTCCAGGGGTTGCTCGTCGAGGAGTCGGGGCTCTCGCTGACGACCAGCGTCTCGATGCTGGTCGCCTACGGCGTCGGCGTGCTCGTCGGCGCGGGGCGGCTGGTCGAGGGCGTCACCGTCGCGGTGCTGTCCTCGCTGTTGCTCGTGTTGAAGCGCGAGCTCCACAGCTTCGCGTGGGGGATGAGCCGCGAGGAGCTGCGCTCGACGACCGAGTTCGCGGTGCTGGCGTTCGTGATCTACCCGCTGCTCCCGGCGGGCGACGTCCCGATCGGCGCCGCCGGCTTCGAGGTGGCCGTCGAGCCGCGCGTGATCTGGCTGATGGTCGTCACCGTCGCGGGGATCGGGATCGTCAACTACGCGATCGTCAACAGCTACGGCGGGCGGGGGATCGCCATCACCGGCTTCTTCGGCGGGCTGGCCTCCTCGACGGCGGTGGTCGGGACGATGCTCGACCACGTCCGCCAGCGCCCCTCGTCGGCCTCCTACGCCGTGGCAGCGATCCTGCTGGCCGACGCCGCGATGGCCGTGCGCAACCTCGGGATCGCGCTCGCGTTCACCATCGAGGCGCCGCTGTTCGGCGCGATCGTCCCGCTGGCCGCGGTGGTCCTCGGCTCGTTTCTCATCGCCGGAGTGATCGCCGACTGGGACGAGGAGGTCGAGATGGAGCTCGAGAGCCCCTTCTCGCTTCGCAACGCGCTCGGGTTCGGCGCGATCTTCCTGCTGATCGTCGTCGCGGGGGCGTTCGCGGAGGCCCACCTGGGGACCGCCGGCTTCTACGCGACGGCGGCGCTCTCCGGGTTAGTGTCGAGCGCCGGCGCGGCGACCTCCGCGGTCGTGCTGTATCGGACCGGCTCGCTCGAACACGACGTGGCCGTGATCGCCATCCTGCTCGCGACCGTTTCGAGCCTCGTCGTCAAGGCGGCGCTCGCCGCCACGAGCCCGAACCGCGAGTTCGCCCGGCAGGTCGCGATCTGGACCGGCGTGCTGGTGGCCGTGACCGGGGTCGCGACCGCGGCAGTGTTGCTGTGA
- the glyA gene encoding serine hydroxymethyltransferase, with product MEYDTVHETDPEIAEALEGEVTRQQEGLQMIASENHVSPAVMEAQSSALTNKYAEGYPGKRYYAGCEHADTVENLAIERAKELWGAEHVNVQPHSGSQANMGVYLAVLEPGDRILSLDLTHGGHLSHGHPANFAGQLFEVEQYEVDPETGYIDYEGLAAHAEEFEPDMIVSGYSAYPREVEWERIQEAADEVGAYHLADIAHITGLVAAGVHSSPVGTADFVTGSTHKTIRAGRGGIIMCTEEHAGDVDSAVFPGAQGGPLMHNVAGKAVGFKEALEPEFEEYAQQVIENARTLGDTLQDHGLSLVSGGTDTHLVLVDLRDSHPDTTGGDAEEALEDAGIVLNANTVPGETRSAFNPSGIRAGTPAITTRGFGEEEMQAVGDAIARVVENHADETVRNEVREEVRALCQSHPLYEDE from the coding sequence ATGGAGTACGACACCGTCCATGAGACCGACCCGGAGATCGCGGAGGCGCTCGAAGGGGAGGTCACGCGTCAACAGGAGGGTCTACAGATGATCGCGAGCGAGAACCACGTCTCGCCCGCCGTCATGGAGGCCCAGAGCAGCGCGCTGACCAACAAGTACGCCGAGGGCTACCCCGGCAAGCGCTACTACGCCGGCTGCGAGCACGCCGACACCGTCGAGAACCTCGCCATCGAGCGCGCGAAGGAGCTCTGGGGAGCCGAGCACGTCAACGTCCAGCCCCACAGCGGCTCACAGGCCAACATGGGCGTCTACCTCGCCGTCCTCGAGCCGGGAGACAGGATCCTCTCGCTCGACCTCACCCACGGCGGGCACCTCTCGCACGGCCACCCCGCGAACTTCGCGGGCCAACTGTTCGAGGTTGAGCAGTACGAGGTCGACCCCGAGACGGGCTACATCGACTACGAGGGCCTCGCGGCCCACGCCGAGGAGTTCGAACCGGACATGATCGTCTCGGGCTACTCGGCCTACCCCCGCGAGGTCGAATGGGAGCGGATCCAGGAGGCGGCCGACGAGGTCGGCGCCTACCACCTCGCGGACATCGCCCACATCACGGGCCTCGTCGCCGCCGGCGTCCACTCCTCGCCCGTCGGGACCGCGGACTTCGTCACCGGCTCGACGCACAAGACGATCCGCGCGGGCCGTGGCGGGATCATCATGTGCACCGAGGAACACGCGGGCGACGTCGACTCGGCCGTCTTCCCCGGCGCGCAGGGCGGCCCGCTGATGCACAACGTCGCGGGCAAGGCCGTCGGGTTCAAGGAGGCGCTCGAACCCGAGTTCGAGGAGTACGCCCAGCAGGTCATCGAGAACGCGCGGACGCTGGGCGACACCCTCCAGGACCACGGCCTCTCGCTGGTCTCGGGCGGCACCGACACCCACCTCGTGCTGGTCGACCTGCGGGACTCGCATCCCGACACGACGGGCGGCGATGCGGAGGAGGCCTTAGAGGACGCCGGGATCGTCCTGAACGCCAACACGGTGCCGGGCGAGACCCGAAGCGCGTTCAACCCCAGCGGCATTCGGGCAGGAACGCCCGCGATCACGACCCGCGGATTCGGCGAGGAGGAGATGCAGGCGGTGGGCGACGCCATCGCCCGTGTCGTCGAGAACCACGCAGACGAGACGGTTCGCAACGAGGTCCGCGAGGAGGTCCGCGCGCTCTGTCAGTCCCACCCGCTCTACGAGGACGAGTAG
- a CDS encoding DUF6789 family protein, translating to MTLFSNGDESDEPSSESEVVEEAQSMPVFTARSLLRAVQGGLFATFVMTAFRLPILRSLPPSANFWAKYVGSGHPEEYTGMGVVLHVLYGVSFGALFGLLYPRMNLPRSATETEGVVWGTIFGLALSAFGERVMLKWMLDMELEADAETIFHASHAVYGIALGAWVGSRIDPDPDYEEYEHSQ from the coding sequence ATGACATTGTTCAGTAACGGAGACGAGTCCGACGAACCGTCCTCGGAGAGCGAGGTCGTCGAGGAGGCCCAGTCGATGCCGGTGTTCACCGCCCGGTCGTTGCTCCGGGCCGTCCAAGGGGGACTGTTCGCGACGTTCGTGATGACCGCGTTTCGGCTACCGATACTCCGGTCACTACCGCCCTCCGCGAACTTCTGGGCGAAGTACGTCGGGAGCGGCCACCCCGAGGAGTACACGGGAATGGGGGTCGTCCTCCACGTCCTCTACGGGGTGAGCTTCGGGGCGCTGTTCGGCCTGCTCTATCCGCGGATGAACCTCCCGCGGTCGGCGACCGAGACCGAGGGCGTCGTCTGGGGGACGATCTTCGGTCTCGCGCTTTCGGCCTTCGGGGAACGGGTGATGCTCAAGTGGATGCTCGACATGGAGCTTGAGGCGGACGCGGAGACGATCTTCCACGCCTCGCACGCCGTCTATGGCATCGCGCTCGGCGCTTGGGTCGGTTCGCGCATCGATCCGGACCCGGACTACGAGGAGTACGAACACAGCCAGTAA
- a CDS encoding PadR family transcriptional regulator: MYDLTGFQRDLLYVIGGRDEPHGLAIKETLEEYYETEIHHGRLYPNLDTLVDKGLVEKGQRDRRTNYYALTRRGRREIEARREWETHYVDL, translated from the coding sequence ATGTATGACCTGACAGGCTTTCAGCGGGATCTGCTCTACGTCATCGGGGGGCGCGACGAACCACACGGGCTGGCGATCAAGGAGACCCTGGAGGAGTACTACGAGACGGAGATCCATCACGGGCGGCTCTATCCCAACCTCGATACGCTCGTCGACAAGGGGCTCGTCGAGAAGGGCCAACGCGACCGGCGGACGAACTACTACGCGCTCACCCGCCGCGGGCGCCGCGAGATCGAGGCCCGCCGCGAGTGGGAGACGCACTACGTCGACCTCTGA
- a CDS encoding Na+/H+ antiporter NhaC family protein, translating to MSEATDPDVMSGFGGDEGEGPRIEFYGGPGMSAIPIAFFIVWAIAQTALWRISDTGGLVAGMLIGLILGMFFVRGNWKSYANTIFEGMTQPVAVTAIVAWIWAGMFAELLQDGGFVGGLVWLADAGGIGATLFPAATFVLAALFTTGIGTGYGATIAFVTLFFPAGVLLGANPILMFGAILSGAIFGDNLAPVSDTTIVSAVTQDSDIGGVVASRFKYAIVAAIPALLAYVLIGGTVGGALDIAAEAQEIFVAESEPIGLVHLASMGVVIATAVAGRHIVEAISWGIVVAVAANLALGLTTVGDIVVFNAPADAPFAGPLEALPILEIVDDPDAVGVGGSILEGAAGFFELSILVLLIIAAAQIMIRGGAFQAILDWSIENLATNVRNAELTMVGSSALINAIITINTAAEVAIGPYISKIGERFNLNGYRRANILDAQTAALGYIFPWSGGVLVGFEAMQGLPGEYDWFEAAMIVNPIEVVPFVFHGWLLVLVFVLAAITGFGREYLIDRESEEVARI from the coding sequence ATGAGCGAAGCAACTGATCCGGACGTGATGAGCGGGTTCGGCGGCGACGAGGGGGAGGGGCCGCGCATCGAGTTCTACGGCGGGCCCGGCATGAGCGCGATCCCGATCGCCTTCTTCATCGTCTGGGCGATCGCCCAGACGGCGCTGTGGCGGATCTCGGATACGGGGGGGCTGGTCGCGGGGATGCTGATCGGGCTGATCCTCGGGATGTTCTTCGTCCGGGGGAACTGGAAGAGCTACGCGAACACCATCTTCGAGGGGATGACCCAGCCCGTCGCGGTGACGGCGATCGTCGCCTGGATCTGGGCGGGGATGTTCGCCGAGCTGCTGCAGGACGGCGGCTTCGTCGGCGGGCTCGTCTGGCTGGCCGACGCCGGCGGTATCGGCGCGACGCTGTTTCCCGCGGCGACGTTCGTCCTCGCGGCGCTGTTCACCACCGGGATCGGCACCGGCTACGGCGCGACGATCGCGTTCGTCACGCTGTTCTTCCCCGCGGGCGTGCTGCTCGGGGCGAACCCGATCCTGATGTTCGGCGCGATCCTCTCGGGGGCGATCTTCGGGGACAACCTCGCGCCGGTCTCCGACACCACCATCGTCAGCGCCGTCACCCAGGACTCGGACATCGGCGGGGTCGTCGCCTCGCGGTTCAAATACGCCATCGTAGCGGCGATCCCCGCGCTGCTCGCCTACGTGCTGATCGGCGGGACGGTCGGGGGCGCGCTCGACATTGCCGCGGAGGCCCAGGAGATCTTCGTCGCGGAGAGCGAGCCGATCGGTCTCGTCCACCTCGCCTCGATGGGCGTCGTCATCGCGACGGCGGTCGCCGGTCGCCACATCGTCGAGGCGATCTCCTGGGGGATCGTCGTCGCGGTCGCCGCGAACCTCGCGCTCGGGCTGACGACCGTCGGCGACATCGTGGTCTTCAACGCGCCCGCCGACGCGCCGTTCGCCGGCCCGCTCGAGGCACTCCCGATCCTCGAGATCGTCGACGACCCCGACGCGGTCGGCGTCGGCGGCAGCATCCTCGAGGGCGCGGCGGGCTTCTTCGAGCTCTCGATCCTCGTTCTTCTCATCATCGCCGCCGCCCAGATCATGATTCGGGGAGGCGCCTTCCAGGCGATCCTCGACTGGTCGATCGAGAACCTCGCGACCAACGTCAGGAACGCCGAGCTCACGATGGTCGGCTCCTCGGCGCTGATCAACGCGATCATCACGATCAACACCGCCGCCGAGGTCGCCATCGGGCCCTACATCTCGAAGATCGGCGAGCGGTTCAACCTGAACGGCTACCGACGGGCGAACATCCTCGACGCCCAGACCGCGGCGCTGGGCTACATCTTCCCGTGGTCGGGCGGCGTGCTCGTCGGCTTCGAGGCGATGCAGGGCCTACCGGGCGAGTACGACTGGTTCGAGGCGGCGATGATCGTCAACCCGATCGAGGTCGTTCCGTTCGTCTTCCACGGCTGGCTCCTGGTGCTGGTGTTCGTCCTCGCGGCGATCACCGGCTTCGGCCGCGAGTACCTGATCGACCGCGAGAGCGAGGAGGTGGCACGGATATGA
- a CDS encoding bifunctional methylenetetrahydrofolate dehydrogenase/methenyltetrahydrofolate cyclohydrolase, whose protein sequence is MTTIIDGNEVASEVRGELEGAIGTLADRGVTPGLATVLVGDDPASETYVNMKQRDCEEVGIEGIHVDLPGDASSEELYDTIEELNADPEVHGYLVQDPVPNQIDYREVIRRIDPAKDVDGFHPENVGRLVAGDARFKPCTPHGIQKLFEAYDVETEGADVTVVGRSDIVGKPMANLLLQKAEGGNATVTVCHSRTEDLAAKTRNADVVIVASGVTELVDGSMLSEGATVIDVGISRVDADNEKGYELVGDVEFESAKEVAGAITPVPGGVGPMTRAMLLYNTVKAASEAEDVPVELP, encoded by the coding sequence ATGACGACGATCATCGACGGGAACGAGGTCGCGAGCGAGGTCCGCGGGGAGCTCGAGGGGGCGATCGGGACGCTCGCCGACCGGGGCGTGACCCCGGGGCTCGCGACGGTCCTCGTCGGCGACGACCCCGCCAGCGAGACCTACGTGAACATGAAACAGCGCGACTGCGAGGAGGTCGGCATCGAGGGGATCCACGTCGACCTCCCGGGCGACGCCTCGTCCGAGGAGCTCTACGACACGATCGAGGAGCTCAACGCCGATCCCGAGGTCCACGGCTATCTCGTTCAGGACCCGGTGCCGAATCAGATCGACTACCGCGAGGTGATCCGCCGGATCGACCCCGCGAAGGACGTCGACGGGTTCCACCCCGAGAACGTCGGCCGGCTGGTCGCCGGGGACGCCCGGTTCAAACCGTGTACCCCACACGGGATCCAGAAGCTCTTCGAAGCGTACGACGTCGAGACCGAGGGCGCCGACGTCACGGTGGTCGGTCGCTCGGACATCGTCGGCAAGCCGATGGCGAACCTGCTGCTGCAGAAGGCCGAGGGCGGCAACGCCACCGTCACGGTCTGTCACTCGCGAACCGAGGACCTCGCCGCCAAGACGCGAAACGCCGACGTCGTGATCGTGGCCTCCGGGGTCACCGAACTCGTCGACGGCTCGATGCTCTCTGAGGGAGCGACGGTGATCGACGTCGGGATCAGCCGCGTCGACGCGGACAACGAGAAGGGGTACGAGCTCGTCGGCGACGTCGAGTTCGAGAGTGCGAAGGAGGTCGCGGGCGCGATCACGCCGGTCCCAGGCGGCGTCGGGCCGATGACCCGCGCGATGTTGCTGTACAACACGGTAAAGGCCGCAAGCGAGGCCGAGGACGTTCCGGTCGAGCTTCCTTAG
- a CDS encoding molybdopterin-dependent oxidoreductase yields the protein MGRFSLPPRLVDWTLFALVCFEVASGLVSLTLGRPEHRFLFYAHGIAGLTLVILLFWKVRRVRGRITDLSKWDRTTPVSILAVLVASAALVTGVMWVFGYHERFGYWEFLMLHMAFGVALVPLVLSHLSQRYRPPRREDFEGRRTFLTYLALGAVGAIAWRAQSAINRLLDTPGADRRFTGSRERGSFTGNAFPTTSWVADDPDPVDPDDWSLTVGGATERGIDLAYDELAPDDRERSTLDCTSGWYSVQDWTGVRVGDLLDEVEPTDDARYVRFQSVTGYRWSLPIDEARDALLATHVGEEAISHGHGFPLRIVTPGRRGFQWVKWVVSVEVREEYDYGQWVVIFTSGFTDSDP from the coding sequence ATGGGTCGGTTCTCGCTGCCGCCGCGGCTCGTCGACTGGACGCTGTTCGCGCTGGTCTGTTTCGAGGTCGCCTCCGGATTGGTGAGCCTCACGCTCGGCCGACCCGAACACCGCTTTCTCTTCTACGCCCACGGCATCGCCGGCCTCACCCTCGTGATCCTGCTGTTCTGGAAAGTTCGACGGGTCCGGGGCCGGATCACCGATCTCTCGAAGTGGGATCGAACCACGCCGGTGTCGATCCTCGCCGTCCTCGTCGCCAGCGCCGCCCTCGTGACGGGAGTGATGTGGGTCTTCGGCTACCACGAGCGCTTCGGCTACTGGGAGTTCCTCATGCTGCACATGGCCTTCGGCGTCGCGCTCGTCCCCCTGGTGCTCTCGCATCTCTCCCAGCGCTATCGTCCGCCCCGGCGCGAGGACTTCGAGGGCCGGCGCACCTTCCTCACCTACCTCGCGCTCGGAGCCGTCGGAGCGATCGCCTGGCGGGCCCAGAGCGCCATCAACCGCCTGCTCGACACGCCGGGGGCCGACAGGCGCTTCACCGGCTCCCGGGAGCGGGGCAGTTTCACGGGCAACGCCTTCCCCACCACGAGCTGGGTCGCCGACGACCCTGACCCCGTCGACCCCGACGACTGGTCGCTGACGGTCGGAGGCGCCACGGAGCGGGGGATCGACCTCGCCTACGACGAACTCGCACCCGACGACCGCGAACGAAGCACCCTCGACTGCACGAGCGGCTGGTACTCGGTGCAGGACTGGACGGGCGTGCGCGTGGGCGACCTGCTCGACGAGGTCGAACCCACCGATGACGCACGATACGTCCGGTTCCAGTCGGTGACGGGCTATCGCTGGAGCCTTCCCATCGATGAGGCCCGCGACGCACTGCTGGCTACCCACGTCGGCGAGGAGGCGATCAGCCACGGCCACGGCTTTCCCCTCAGGATCGTCACCCCCGGCCGACGGGGCTTCCAGTGGGTCAAATGGGTCGTCTCGGTCGAGGTGCGCGAGGAGTACGACTACGGCCAGTGGGTCGTGATTTTCACGAGCGGCTTTACTGACTCCGATCCCTGA